A stretch of the Thermofilum adornatum genome encodes the following:
- a CDS encoding glycosyltransferase family 2 protein: MKRIINYLVFFSPFLAALIATYLTFSDVWLVWLAYGVWLAMFTGFFVFLNYTLVTLRYRKYDARYVGKPLNLRIAAFVTSFNEDPGIIKDTLLSVKAALKGRGDVYLLDDSTRPEIVKEMEEFCKVNGIYYIHRTDRRGFKAGAINNALRLVGDKYDLIAIFDADQRPTSGFFDAVIPFFRDENVAFVQVPQKYTEIDSYVSQGAKYQQEPFLRIIMRGRSESSAFSLGSGTVFRASVLKEVGGMDESSITEDAATSVKIHSMKYLSPYLDEELIWYGEPPPDASAYVQQQSRWSFGYFQLTPNLLKMSLDIQVFFDYAAGFYYWLKEGILTLFEIIAPIVFLLLRRPYIKLDPFLYAIVYFPYLFFSTAIFTYSIRRKTYGLRGFLLHQFVEYIAFFGLTVSFFSWLARRKRPFKVTPKGRGRRAFGVVVPHVFFDILLLLSIFAGVAWYPSAPMILQAAILVNLFWAVWHYFFLTGSIIVALSVPREREEARYVEKIKK, from the coding sequence ATGAAGAGAATAATAAATTACCTCGTCTTTTTTTCGCCTTTCCTCGCGGCACTAATTGCAACTTATCTTACCTTCAGCGACGTTTGGCTGGTGTGGCTTGCATATGGCGTTTGGCTAGCAATGTTTACGGGTTTCTTCGTATTTCTAAACTACACACTTGTGACACTTCGATACAGAAAGTATGATGCAAGGTACGTAGGGAAACCCCTAAACCTTAGGATTGCGGCCTTTGTCACGTCATTTAATGAGGATCCAGGTATTATTAAGGACACGCTTCTCTCAGTTAAGGCCGCACTTAAGGGTAGAGGCGACGTGTATCTTTTGGACGACTCGACCAGGCCCGAGATAGTCAAAGAAATGGAGGAATTTTGTAAAGTTAATGGTATATATTATATCCATAGGACTGACCGCAGAGGCTTCAAGGCTGGAGCCATAAACAATGCCCTAAGGCTTGTTGGAGACAAGTATGACCTCATAGCTATATTCGACGCTGACCAGCGTCCAACCTCAGGCTTCTTTGATGCGGTAATTCCATTCTTTAGAGACGAGAATGTCGCATTTGTCCAGGTTCCTCAAAAATACACCGAGATAGACTCCTATGTCTCTCAGGGCGCAAAGTACCAACAGGAGCCCTTCCTAAGGATAATAATGCGTGGGAGAAGCGAGTCGTCGGCTTTTTCCCTGGGTTCTGGCACGGTTTTCCGGGCAAGCGTCCTTAAGGAAGTCGGGGGCATGGACGAGTCGAGCATAACTGAGGACGCGGCAACCTCTGTAAAGATTCACTCCATGAAATATCTCTCCCCCTACCTGGACGAGGAGCTTATCTGGTATGGAGAGCCGCCTCCAGACGCTTCTGCATATGTACAGCAGCAGAGCAGATGGTCTTTTGGCTATTTCCAGCTTACACCTAATCTTTTAAAGATGAGCCTCGACATTCAGGTCTTCTTTGACTATGCTGCTGGCTTTTATTATTGGCTGAAAGAGGGTATCCTTACATTGTTCGAAATAATTGCGCCAATAGTCTTCCTATTGTTAAGGAGACCCTACATCAAGCTTGACCCGTTCCTTTATGCCATTGTCTACTTTCCCTATTTGTTCTTCTCGACGGCCATATTCACCTATAGCATACGGAGAAAAACCTATGGTCTTAGGGGCTTCCTTCTCCACCAGTTCGTAGAATACATAGCCTTCTTCGGGTTAACGGTCTCATTTTTCTCCTGGCTTGCTAGGCGTAAACGTCCATTCAAGGTGACCCCGAAAGGCAGGGGGAGAAGAGCGTTCGGCGTTGTTGTACCCCACGTTTTCTTTGACATTCTCTTGCTTTTATCAATATTTGCTGGTGTCGCGTGGTACCCATCTGCACCAATGATTCTGCAAGCCGCGATACTGGTAAACCTCTTCTGGGCTGTTTGGCACTACTTCTTCTTGACGGGCTCGATAATAGTTGCACTGTCGGTTCCAAGAGAAAGAGAAGAAGCAAGATACGTTGAGAAAATAAAGAAATAA